The Mercurialis annua linkage group LG2, ddMerAnnu1.2, whole genome shotgun sequence genome contains a region encoding:
- the LOC126667149 gene encoding desmethyl-deoxy-podophyllotoxin synthase-like — MDLQFSLFSLFLSFLFILMVMSLLKIIKTSRITKNLPPGPLKIPIIGNIHNLLGSLPHRRLHALAQEFGPIMHLQLGEVTTIIVSSPKIAKEILKTHDSIFSSRSFNVAGRIISYNSSDIAFAPYGESWRQMRKVCTIEVLSAKRVQSFRPIREDEIMNVMRSISCSVAEGSEVNLSKLLFGYAYKVISRAAFGKMRKEEEAFIPYVKGTIEVISSFSVANLFPSIKFLHHIGGMRARIERLHQESDKILESIINDHKLKRKGLRKNINDYEEGDDLVDVLLNIQEKEDLDFTLTTENIKGVILDMFVGGSETSSTTAEWALSEMMRNPRVMRKAQEEARKVFGEKKYIDEADFGELKYLKLVIKETLRLHPPSPLALSRESQGECEIDGFCIPNKSKVVINAWAIGRDPSYWSEAESFIPERFLDCKIEYKGTNFEFLPFGGGRRICPGMAFGIANVELPLANLLYYFNWKLPDKMKANELDMAEAVGPSVRRKNDLSLIPTVYHPLPGML; from the exons ATGGATCTTCAATTCTCTTTGTTTTCTCTATTTCTTTCATTCCTCTTTATCTTGATGGTAATGTCATTGTTGAAGATCATCAAAACATCAAGAATCACCAAAAATTTGCCACCAGGTCCATTGAAAATACCCATAATAGGAAACATTCATAACCTACTCGGTTCTCTACCTCACCGTCGCCTCCATGCCCTAGCCCAGGAATTCGGACCGATCATGCATCTTCAACTCGGTGAAGTCACCACCATTATCGTTTCTTCTCCGAAAATCGCCAAAGAAATCCTGAAAACCCATGACAGCATTTTTTCCAGCCGATCCTTTAACGTCGCGGGACGTATCATCTCTTATAATTCTTCTGACATTGCTTTTGCGCCATACGGCGAGTCATGGAGACAGATGAGGAAGGTCTGCACTATTGAAGTGCTCAGTGCTAAACGCGTGCAATCATTCAGACCGATAAGAGAAGATGAGATTATGAATGTTATGAGATCAATTTCTTGCAGCGTAGCCGAAGGATCAGAGGTTAACCTCAGTAAGCTGTTGTTTGGTTACGCGTATAAGGTTATCTCCAGGGCAGCTTTTGGTAAGatgagaaaagaagaagaagcattTATTCCATATgttaagggtacaattgaagtTATTTCAAGTTTTAGTGTTGCTAATTTGTTTCCTTCTATTAAATTTTTGCATCATATTGGTGGCATGAGAGCTAGAATAGAAAGGCTGCATCAGGAATCTGATAAGATACTTGAAAGTATCATTAACGATCATAAATTAAAACGAAAAGGTTTgcgaaaaaatattaatgattaTGAAGAAGGTGATGATCTTGTAGATGTTCTTTTGAATATTCAGGAGAAAGAAGATCTTGACTTCACTTTAACAACAGAAAATATCAAGGGAGTGATCTTG gatATGTTCGTCGGCGGAAGTGAAACTTCATCGACAACTGCAGAATGGGCATTGTCGGAAATGATGAGAAATCCAAGAGTGATGAGAAAGGCACAAGAGGAGGCAAGAAAAGTATTCGgcgaaaaaaaatatatagatgaAGCAGATTTTGGAgaattaaaatatctaaaattagTAATCAAAGAAACTTTAAGACTACACCCTCCAAGTCCATTAGCGCTATCAAGAGAATCTCAAGGAGAATGTGAGATTGATGGATTTTGTATACCAAACAAGTCTAAAGTTGTTATTAATGCATGGGCTATTGGAAGAGACCCTAGTTATTGGAGTGAAGCTGAAAGTTTTATTCCTGAAAGATTTTTAGATTGCAAAATTGAATATAAAGGGactaattttgagtttttaccATTTGGTGGTGGAAGAAGAATATGTCCTGGCATGGCATTTGGAATTGCTAATGTAGAGCTTCCACTTGCCAATTTACTATACTATTTTAATTGGAAACTCCCTGATAAAATGAAGGCAAATGAGTTGGACATGGCTGAGGCTGTTGGACCTTCAGTTAGAAGGAAAAATGATTTGAGTTTAATTCCTACTGTATATCATCCTCTGCCTGGTATGCTATAA